Proteins encoded by one window of Corynebacterium amycolatum:
- a CDS encoding alanine racemase — translation MKLSRASAPESSGTSRPAPTSMSHLPEALPPQMPQTARPPLATDTLLNCTSFPAVVVDLAAVEANARDMLRRANGMPIRVASKSIRIPQLISHVLAFPGFQGVLAYSLAEALYLFREGISDDIVVAYPTLDARAISELADDDAARAAICVMVDRPEHLEVLAPSASENAPIRVCMDVDASFRPLPGVHIGTLRSSLFSPKQAAAFAKQIIARPELQLAGIMMYEGHIAGVGDAGNSLRARAIRMMQAVSKKELAKRRAKVVAAVEKVAGPLEFVNGGGTGSLESTCAEAAVTEAAAGSGFLAPTLFDNYRAFNLRPASWFVLPATRRPKKGVITVSGGGRIASGPAGDDRLPTPWYPTGLRYAAEEGPGEVQTPLLGKTADAISLGDPVWFRHAKAGEIAEHTQEAIAVRDGAIIAHWPTYRGKGLIFT, via the coding sequence ATGAAACTTTCTCGAGCTTCTGCCCCGGAGTCCTCGGGCACATCCCGCCCGGCTCCGACATCGATGTCTCACCTGCCTGAGGCGCTGCCGCCGCAGATGCCCCAGACAGCCCGCCCGCCGCTAGCTACCGACACGCTGCTTAACTGCACTTCCTTTCCTGCAGTCGTCGTCGACCTCGCGGCGGTCGAAGCCAATGCCCGCGATATGCTCCGCCGCGCAAACGGTATGCCTATCCGCGTGGCCTCGAAATCGATTCGCATTCCACAGCTTATTTCGCACGTCCTGGCCTTCCCCGGTTTCCAGGGCGTGCTGGCATATTCGCTGGCAGAGGCGCTGTACCTATTCCGAGAAGGAATTAGCGACGACATCGTCGTCGCCTACCCAACACTTGACGCCCGCGCTATCTCAGAGCTTGCCGACGATGATGCAGCGCGCGCCGCCATCTGCGTAATGGTTGACCGTCCCGAACATCTGGAGGTGCTGGCGCCGTCGGCAAGCGAAAATGCGCCAATCCGCGTGTGCATGGACGTCGATGCGTCCTTTCGCCCTCTGCCCGGCGTGCATATCGGTACACTGCGCTCCAGCTTGTTCTCGCCGAAGCAGGCAGCGGCGTTTGCCAAGCAGATCATTGCCCGTCCGGAGCTACAGCTGGCGGGAATCATGATGTATGAGGGGCACATTGCCGGAGTGGGCGATGCCGGAAACTCCCTGCGTGCACGAGCAATTCGAATGATGCAGGCCGTCTCAAAGAAGGAGTTGGCAAAGCGCCGCGCGAAGGTTGTCGCTGCAGTCGAGAAAGTGGCGGGACCCCTGGAGTTTGTCAACGGCGGTGGTACGGGGTCGTTGGAGTCGACGTGCGCCGAAGCCGCAGTAACCGAGGCAGCGGCGGGGTCGGGATTCCTGGCACCAACACTGTTCGATAACTATCGCGCATTCAATCTGCGCCCGGCGTCCTGGTTTGTGTTGCCGGCGACGCGACGCCCTAAGAAAGGCGTGATCACGGTGTCCGGCGGTGGCCGAATTGCCTCTGGGCCGGCGGGAGATGATCGGTTGCCAACCCCCTGGTACCCCACTGGCCTGCGCTACGCGGCAGAGGAAGGCCCCGGTGAGGTGCAGACTCCGTTGCTCGGCAAGACCGCCGATGCAATTTCGCTGGGAGATCCCGTGTGGTTCCGCCACGCCAAGGCCGGCGAAATAGCCGAACACACACAAGAAGCCATTGCAGTTCGAGATGGCGCCATCATCGCCCACTGGCCCACGTACCGAGGAAAGGGATTGATCTTCACATGA
- a CDS encoding sugar O-acetyltransferase, protein MTTESRIAELEAARRASLRNTDRDPNPTTTLPDDGLDNRQRMLNGQWYIANHPESQALNARIGQVAAEFEVAFREDQQAAQQVLAPALGSFGESSTVRPPVYLDYGDNIHIGDNVFINFGLTALDVVKVTICDYAQLGPNVQLLPPVHPLGAEARAAYLESGDEIIIGRNAWIGGGAIILGGVHVGDNSVVAAGAVVTKDVPAGVVVAGNPAKIIRIIEA, encoded by the coding sequence ATGACTACCGAATCCCGTATTGCAGAGCTCGAGGCAGCTCGCCGCGCCTCGTTGCGCAACACCGATCGAGACCCGAATCCGACGACCACACTTCCCGACGACGGTCTGGATAACCGCCAGCGCATGCTGAACGGTCAGTGGTATATCGCCAATCATCCGGAATCGCAGGCTCTGAACGCGCGAATTGGCCAGGTGGCCGCGGAATTTGAAGTCGCATTCCGCGAAGACCAGCAGGCAGCACAGCAAGTGCTAGCACCGGCACTGGGGTCTTTCGGAGAGAGCAGCACCGTTCGCCCGCCGGTCTACCTGGACTACGGCGATAACATCCATATCGGTGACAACGTTTTCATTAACTTTGGGCTCACCGCACTCGACGTGGTGAAGGTGACAATCTGCGACTACGCGCAGCTCGGGCCCAATGTGCAGCTGCTTCCACCAGTACACCCACTGGGAGCTGAGGCCCGCGCCGCTTATCTAGAGTCTGGAGATGAAATCATCATAGGGCGCAATGCCTGGATCGGTGGTGGAGCCATCATCCTGGGCGGTGTACACGTCGGCGACAACTCCGTGGTCGCCGCGGGCGCCGTGGTGACAAAGGACGTTCCCGCGGGCGTAGTCGTGGCTGGAAATCCGGCGAAAATCATCCGCATCATCGAGGCGTGA
- a CDS encoding RluA family pseudouridine synthase yields MPVPPGLAGMRVDAGVAKLLGLSRTAVADLAAAGDITVDGVSVGKSDRLEENAFLSVLLPPVEKPLVPKEELVEGMDVLYHDSDLVAVHKPVGVAAHPSVGWEGPTVIGGLAAAGFRISTSGPPERKGIVHRLDVGTSGVMVVACSERGYSVLKRAFKNREVSKTYHALVQGHPDPLSGTIDAPIGRHPSAGWRFAVRQDGKNAVTHYETLEAFAPATLLKVNLETGRTHQIRVHFSALNHPCCGDPMYGSDPALAQRLGLNRQWLHAVSLGFHHPADGRWMEIECPYPDDLNHALEVLRQGA; encoded by the coding sequence ATGCCCGTTCCACCGGGCTTAGCCGGAATGCGGGTAGATGCCGGTGTGGCTAAGTTGCTGGGGCTCTCGCGCACAGCGGTGGCTGATTTGGCAGCGGCTGGGGACATCACGGTTGATGGTGTGAGCGTTGGCAAGTCTGACCGCTTGGAAGAAAACGCTTTCCTCTCCGTGTTGTTACCGCCGGTGGAAAAGCCATTGGTTCCCAAAGAGGAACTCGTCGAGGGCATGGACGTGCTCTACCACGACTCCGATTTGGTAGCTGTTCACAAGCCTGTTGGCGTGGCTGCGCATCCGTCGGTCGGTTGGGAAGGTCCAACGGTTATCGGCGGGCTGGCGGCTGCTGGTTTCCGCATTTCTACCTCCGGTCCGCCCGAGCGAAAAGGTATCGTGCATCGCTTGGATGTTGGCACCTCTGGCGTGATGGTTGTCGCCTGCTCAGAGCGGGGCTACTCCGTGCTCAAGCGGGCGTTCAAAAACCGTGAGGTGTCGAAGACCTATCACGCTCTGGTTCAGGGGCATCCGGATCCGCTGTCGGGGACAATTGATGCTCCGATTGGCCGTCATCCTTCGGCGGGGTGGCGCTTTGCCGTCCGTCAGGATGGCAAAAATGCTGTGACGCACTACGAAACGCTTGAGGCCTTCGCCCCAGCAACGCTGTTGAAGGTGAATCTAGAAACTGGGCGCACGCACCAGATTCGTGTGCACTTCTCTGCGCTGAATCACCCATGTTGTGGCGATCCCATGTACGGTTCCGATCCGGCATTGGCCCAGCGGCTTGGGCTCAACCGCCAGTGGCTTCATGCTGTTTCGCTTGGTTTCCACCATCCGGCAGATGGTCGCTGGATGGAAATCGAATGTCCATACCCAGATGATTTGAACCACGCATTGGAAGTTTTGAGGCAGGGCGCATGA
- the lspA gene encoding signal peptidase II — MTKKETRTYFPRRGILAAVIVSVAIIDQLTKIIALKTLDGRPAVQVLGDLFELRLVFNPGAAFSFGTNATWVFTTLQLVYILAVMCCSHWLRSPISATAAGLIAGGALGNLIDRLFREPGFYVGHVVDFLSVKGFAVFNIADSAITVGVIILVIWMVFSKEPDLFADQIAAEKKSAQKNQKQLAEGGQQ; from the coding sequence GTGACTAAGAAGGAAACGAGGACATATTTCCCGCGGCGGGGGATTCTCGCCGCGGTTATTGTGTCAGTTGCGATTATTGATCAGCTGACCAAGATTATCGCTTTGAAGACTCTCGATGGCCGTCCTGCGGTGCAGGTGCTTGGCGATCTCTTCGAGTTGCGGCTCGTTTTTAACCCCGGTGCAGCCTTCTCCTTTGGCACGAACGCCACCTGGGTTTTTACCACGTTGCAGCTGGTTTACATCCTGGCTGTGATGTGCTGTTCCCATTGGCTGCGCAGTCCTATATCGGCGACTGCGGCGGGGCTTATTGCTGGTGGCGCGCTGGGCAACCTCATCGATAGGCTATTTCGGGAGCCCGGTTTCTATGTCGGCCACGTTGTCGATTTCCTGTCGGTGAAGGGTTTTGCCGTATTTAATATCGCGGACTCCGCGATTACTGTGGGCGTTATTATCCTCGTTATCTGGATGGTTTTTTCCAAGGAGCCGGATCTCTTCGCTGATCAGATTGCAGCGGAGAAGAAATCTGCTCAGAAGAATCAGAAGCAGTTGGCGGAGGGAGGACAGCAGTGA
- a CDS encoding DNA polymerase IV, producing MPTSGRWVLHIDMDAFFASVEQLTRPTLRGRPVLVGGLGGRGVVAGASYEARAYGAHSAMPMARARRLMPPNAVTVSGRKGIYGPVSRRVFSVIRERVPVVEQLSVDEAFMEPEELQGASIEKVIAWAEQLRADIRRETGLASSIGAGAGKQFAKIASGLAKPDGVYVLDPARNHELLHPLPVEKLWGIGPVTAAKLHTLGVDTIGDFAAMSQRDVEVSLTSKTGVMLWQLAQGTDDRPVKERDVAKSVSAEYTYPEDLGSQAQLHAAIDRAGESAFRRLKKDGRGARTITCKVRLSDLSIHTRSETLAYATQDFDTLMAVAHRIAFTPAEVGPVRLVGVGFSGLDSHIQEVLFPELDRAITVEDRVPAPALSDAPAGLVELSGTGALPTVRLSDSKWAPTSDVHHSEHGHGWVQGSGHGIVTVRFESRTSGPGRMITLKEDDPELRPCSAVCSLDWPEWLASDEAAALDLPQPERESEDDLGPDADA from the coding sequence ATGCCGACTTCCGGGCGGTGGGTTCTGCACATCGACATGGACGCGTTCTTCGCGTCCGTCGAGCAGCTCACCCGCCCGACTCTGCGCGGGCGACCGGTTCTCGTCGGCGGATTGGGCGGTCGAGGTGTGGTCGCCGGTGCCTCCTATGAGGCTCGCGCGTACGGTGCGCACTCGGCTATGCCGATGGCTCGCGCGCGTCGGCTCATGCCACCGAACGCAGTGACGGTCAGCGGACGCAAGGGTATCTACGGGCCTGTGTCGCGCCGAGTGTTTTCTGTAATTCGCGAGCGCGTGCCCGTGGTGGAGCAGCTCAGCGTCGATGAGGCCTTTATGGAGCCCGAGGAGCTGCAAGGTGCCTCGATAGAGAAGGTAATTGCCTGGGCGGAGCAACTGCGGGCAGATATTCGGCGGGAGACCGGCTTGGCCTCGTCGATAGGCGCGGGCGCGGGCAAGCAGTTCGCGAAAATTGCTTCCGGCCTGGCGAAACCCGATGGCGTGTACGTGCTGGACCCCGCACGCAATCACGAGCTACTACACCCATTGCCGGTAGAGAAGCTCTGGGGCATTGGCCCTGTCACCGCTGCAAAACTGCACACTCTGGGCGTGGACACGATTGGTGATTTTGCCGCGATGTCTCAGCGCGATGTCGAGGTTTCGCTGACATCCAAAACTGGTGTGATGCTGTGGCAGCTGGCGCAGGGGACAGATGACCGGCCGGTTAAGGAACGCGATGTCGCCAAGTCTGTATCGGCCGAGTACACCTATCCCGAGGATTTGGGGTCGCAGGCCCAGCTCCACGCCGCCATCGATCGCGCAGGCGAGTCCGCTTTTCGACGGCTCAAAAAAGATGGCCGTGGTGCCCGCACCATCACTTGCAAGGTGCGTCTGTCCGACTTGAGCATCCATACCCGATCTGAGACGCTCGCCTACGCCACACAGGACTTCGACACCCTCATGGCTGTCGCTCACCGAATCGCGTTCACACCCGCGGAGGTTGGCCCAGTGCGACTGGTGGGCGTCGGTTTCTCCGGGCTGGATTCGCACATACAAGAAGTCCTGTTTCCTGAGCTCGACCGCGCTATCACCGTCGAAGATCGAGTACCAGCACCTGCGCTTTCCGACGCTCCCGCCGGCCTGGTAGAGCTATCTGGAACCGGTGCGTTGCCGACCGTTCGGCTTTCCGACTCCAAGTGGGCACCTACCTCGGATGTGCACCACAGCGAGCATGGCCATGGTTGGGTACAGGGTTCGGGGCATGGGATTGTGACTGTCCGCTTTGAAAGCCGCACCAGTGGCCCCGGCCGCATGATCACGCTGAAGGAGGACGACCCGGAGCTGCGTCCGTGCTCAGCGGTGTGCAGTTTGGACTGGCCAGAGTGGCTGGCTTCCGACGAAGCAGCAGCTCTTGACTTGCCGCAGCCTGAGCGTGAAAGTGAAGACGATCTCGGTCCCGATGCGGATGCTTGA
- the rarD gene encoding EamA family transporter RarD: protein MIQAFGAYLLWALFPLYFPLLEPAGAVEILAHRFVWTLVFMAIALSFMRAWPELKAASAKTWGTIFIAALLISVNWGVYVYLVNNGQVAEAALGYFINPLVSVLLAMIFFRESISRLQLGSVILATIAVIVLTIGVGHPPLGALALAFSFGFYGLMKKRVSLSSAASLTAESAVITPIALAYIFWLSSNGQSTFTSEGTGHTLLMMSAGVATAIPLLLFGEGAKRLPLATLGLMQYITPVLQITLAVTVLGEELEPERWIGFFIIWGAVALFICDLILKMRRQRRVRRELRKAGIEPATVPDDAADQTDGAVTRDVVKPGDN, encoded by the coding sequence GTGATTCAGGCATTCGGTGCGTACCTTTTGTGGGCGCTGTTTCCGCTCTACTTTCCGCTGCTGGAGCCGGCGGGGGCCGTGGAGATTTTGGCGCATCGATTCGTCTGGACGCTTGTCTTTATGGCCATTGCCCTCAGCTTCATGCGCGCATGGCCAGAGCTGAAGGCCGCGAGCGCCAAGACGTGGGGCACTATTTTTATTGCCGCACTGTTGATCTCCGTCAACTGGGGCGTGTACGTCTACCTGGTCAACAATGGGCAGGTGGCGGAGGCCGCACTCGGCTACTTCATTAACCCGCTGGTCAGCGTTTTGTTGGCGATGATTTTCTTCCGTGAAAGCATCTCGCGGTTGCAGCTCGGCAGTGTCATCTTGGCAACCATTGCGGTCATTGTTCTCACTATCGGTGTGGGACATCCGCCGTTGGGTGCGCTGGCGCTGGCGTTCAGTTTCGGTTTTTACGGACTAATGAAGAAGCGGGTATCGCTTTCCTCGGCAGCGTCGCTGACGGCCGAGTCCGCTGTAATCACACCGATCGCGCTGGCCTACATCTTCTGGTTGAGCTCCAACGGGCAGAGCACCTTTACCTCCGAAGGAACCGGCCACACGCTGCTCATGATGAGCGCCGGTGTTGCTACCGCCATTCCGTTGCTGCTCTTCGGCGAAGGTGCCAAGCGCCTGCCACTAGCCACCTTGGGCCTGATGCAGTACATCACGCCGGTTCTCCAGATCACTTTGGCAGTCACCGTGCTCGGCGAGGAGCTCGAGCCGGAGCGCTGGATTGGCTTCTTCATCATCTGGGGTGCCGTCGCGCTGTTCATCTGCGACCTCATCCTGAAGATGCGCCGTCAGCGTCGGGTACGCCGGGAACTCCGCAAGGCTGGCATTGAACCGGCCACGGTTCCCGACGATGCCGCCGACCAGACGGATGGGGCGGTTACCCGGGACGTCGTAAAGCCTGGAGATAACTAG
- a CDS encoding D-arabinono-1,4-lactone oxidase, protein MSNSRNNARFTVSTVESRVPRVRRRAQAKAAAKSHWNNWAHTQSCTPSYMHQPHDDEGVISVIKAAKTEGTTVRPLGAGHSFTSVATTDGHRVQLDRCSGLVELDAANQTATLRAGTRLRDTPGILRPLGWALPNQGDVDPQSLAGAISTGTHGTGLGFTGFAGTVKGFKIVTADGVVRHCHPDAEGIDGELYRLGRLGLGVFGVLTEVTMSVVPAFDLHADEHREEFDSLRKSFAERCKEADHLEFFWFPGQRETLVKHNTRIEPQRHRRPSRNSLKQRLGSARTYLNDEVVNNMGLLACCEIAKAIPATTDTINRIATNTVPERRYSNEAHKVFVSPRRVRFSEMEYSVPLEAASDVLGEIRDAIARKRMKISFPIEVRSAKADDVALSTAYGRDSAYIAIHRYWKENYREYFNLIEPIFKAHEGRPHWGKLHTLRAEDFSQRYPLFGEVQALREKVDPQGIFLNEHLRDLFC, encoded by the coding sequence ATGAGCAATTCACGCAACAACGCCCGCTTCACAGTCTCTACAGTTGAGTCCCGCGTACCACGCGTACGTCGGCGTGCGCAGGCGAAAGCTGCTGCCAAGTCTCATTGGAACAATTGGGCTCACACGCAATCGTGCACCCCGTCCTATATGCATCAGCCGCACGATGACGAGGGCGTCATCTCGGTAATTAAGGCAGCGAAGACCGAAGGAACTACGGTGCGCCCGCTGGGGGCCGGTCATTCTTTTACTTCCGTGGCCACCACCGATGGGCACCGCGTTCAACTCGACCGCTGCTCTGGTCTGGTCGAACTCGACGCCGCCAACCAGACCGCCACCCTGCGTGCCGGCACTCGTCTGCGCGATACTCCAGGTATTCTGCGCCCACTCGGTTGGGCCCTTCCCAACCAGGGCGATGTCGATCCGCAGTCGCTGGCCGGCGCTATCTCTACTGGCACGCACGGCACCGGGCTTGGGTTCACCGGCTTCGCAGGCACCGTTAAGGGATTCAAGATTGTCACCGCGGATGGCGTCGTCAGGCACTGCCATCCGGACGCTGAGGGAATCGACGGCGAGCTCTACCGCCTCGGACGGCTGGGGCTGGGTGTCTTCGGCGTGCTTACGGAGGTCACGATGTCCGTCGTACCGGCGTTTGATCTGCACGCCGACGAACACCGCGAAGAGTTTGATTCCCTGCGCAAGAGCTTCGCCGAGCGTTGCAAAGAAGCTGACCACCTGGAGTTTTTCTGGTTCCCGGGACAGCGCGAGACGCTGGTCAAGCACAATACTCGCATCGAACCGCAGCGCCACCGCCGCCCGAGCCGCAATAGCCTGAAGCAGCGCCTGGGCAGCGCGCGCACGTATCTTAACGACGAAGTCGTCAACAACATGGGACTCTTGGCGTGCTGCGAGATTGCCAAAGCCATTCCCGCTACGACCGATACCATCAACCGGATTGCCACCAACACAGTGCCCGAGCGCCGCTACTCCAACGAGGCGCACAAGGTCTTTGTCTCGCCGCGCCGCGTTCGTTTCTCCGAGATGGAGTACTCCGTCCCGCTCGAGGCCGCTTCCGATGTCCTCGGAGAAATCCGCGACGCGATTGCCCGCAAGAGGATGAAAATCTCCTTCCCCATCGAGGTGCGCTCCGCAAAAGCCGATGATGTGGCCCTGTCAACTGCGTACGGCCGCGACAGTGCCTACATCGCCATCCACCGCTACTGGAAGGAAAACTACCGAGAGTACTTCAACCTCATTGAGCCGATTTTCAAGGCCCACGAAGGTCGCCCGCACTGGGGCAAATTGCACACGCTCCGCGCGGAGGATTTTTCGCAGCGCTACCCGCTGTTCGGCGAGGTCCAGGCGTTACGCGAAAAGGTCGACCCGCAGGGAATCTTCCTCAACGAGCACCTACGCGACCTTTTCTGCTAG
- a CDS encoding asparaginase, translated as MVDMSTQDHSPSSSASASSASSSTASPRRIVVITTGGTIACTTDRSGALTPTISGAELVAAVAQRYPEGMLELEVRELGMLDSSSLTLNDVDRILATIHEVLDDDSVDGVVVTHGTDTMEETAMAADVFHADSRPVVFTGAQLPYDHPETDGPGNLFEAVTIASDASAQGIGVLIVFGHAVLPVRGATKWHTTDPLAFATNAPEEPVRPDPLPLTALAGSKVEIIPAYLGADGSQLDSAVAAGARGIVVEGLGSGNVSDAFAAAIDRTIAADVTVVMATRVPRGDVHAAYGGAGGGATLARHGVISAGCVHAPQARIILAAALAANVHPQTLF; from the coding sequence ATGGTGGACATGTCGACTCAGGATCACTCGCCATCTAGCTCGGCCTCTGCTAGCTCGGCCTCGTCTAGCACAGCCTCCCCTCGCCGAATCGTTGTCATCACCACCGGCGGCACCATCGCCTGCACCACGGATCGCAGCGGTGCACTAACCCCGACCATCTCGGGTGCGGAGCTCGTCGCAGCGGTCGCGCAGCGTTACCCCGAGGGCATGTTAGAGCTGGAAGTTCGTGAGCTCGGCATGTTGGACTCGTCGAGTCTCACACTCAACGATGTCGATCGTATTCTCGCCACTATTCACGAAGTGCTTGACGACGACTCCGTGGACGGTGTCGTCGTAACTCATGGCACGGACACGATGGAAGAAACGGCGATGGCTGCCGATGTTTTCCATGCTGACTCGCGTCCAGTTGTCTTTACTGGGGCACAGCTTCCCTATGATCACCCGGAAACCGACGGACCGGGGAACCTCTTTGAGGCCGTGACCATTGCCTCCGATGCCTCTGCACAGGGAATTGGCGTTCTCATTGTCTTTGGCCACGCGGTCTTGCCGGTGCGAGGTGCGACAAAGTGGCACACGACCGATCCTTTGGCTTTTGCCACTAATGCCCCGGAGGAGCCGGTTCGTCCAGATCCGCTACCGCTGACCGCCTTGGCGGGCTCGAAGGTAGAGATTATCCCCGCCTACTTAGGTGCAGATGGATCACAGCTGGATTCGGCCGTCGCCGCCGGTGCCCGCGGCATTGTCGTAGAAGGCCTGGGGTCGGGCAATGTCTCCGATGCGTTTGCCGCCGCCATTGACCGGACCATTGCCGCTGATGTGACCGTCGTGATGGCGACGCGCGTCCCGCGTGGCGATGTCCACGCCGCCTACGGTGGTGCCGGTGGCGGTGCGACGCTGGCTCGGCACGGTGTGATTAGCGCTGGTTGCGTGCATGCACCGCAGGCGCGCATCATTCTCGCTGCCGCGCTGGCTGCGAATGTGCATCCGCAGACGCTGTTCTAG